Within Pantoea alfalfae, the genomic segment CTGAAGCTGGTTCCGGCCTCGTGGGAAGACTGGCCGCTGGGCATCAGCGCCGGACGTTATGATGTCGCGATGTTTAATATTGCCGTTACCGAAGAGCGTAAGAAGAAGTTCGATTTCGCAACCTATCGCGCTGATAACCACGCCTTTGCGGTAAAAATCGACAGTAAAATCAGCCAGATAAACAGCCCGCCTGATATTGCCGGTAAGCGGATTATCGTTTCGTCGGGCACCAATCAGGAGCGCATCTTGCTGAGCTGGGATCAGCAGAATCGGGCCAATGGTCTGCCTGCGGTGACGCCAGTCTATCTTACCGATGATGCCTCAGCGACGCTGACGCTGCTGTCGGGACGAGCCGATGCGATCTTTGGTCCGCACTCGATGGCCGCCTGGAAAGTGGCCTCACGCGGACAGACAAAGCTGGTTGGCAGCGGTCCATTTCGCGCCTGGGTTGCCGTGACCACCAAAAAGGGCAATGGGCTGGCACCGGCTTTACAAGCCGCTCTGGATGGCACCATTACAGGTGGGCAGTATCAGCAGGTGC encodes:
- a CDS encoding ABC transporter substrate-binding protein — protein: MRALTLTALTLLPVLSCSAAEKLDVLKNETPIHAPANPQAIAKIPAGFHFIQPGTLTVATAATNSPPLSLLASDNVTRIGSDPDIARLLADSLGLKLKLVPASWEDWPLGISAGRYDVAMFNIAVTEERKKKFDFATYRADNHAFAVKIDSKISQINSPPDIAGKRIIVSSGTNQERILLSWDQQNRANGLPAVTPVYLTDDASATLTLLSGRADAIFGPHSMAAWKVASRGQTKLVGSGPFRAWVAVTTKKGNGLAPALQAALDGTITGGQYQQVLARWGEQDEAVTHSTVNPPGIVY